In Chitinophagales bacterium, a single genomic region encodes these proteins:
- a CDS encoding histidine phosphatase family protein, with protein sequence MKTFILIRHAKSSWQDAHLVKDIDRSLKDRGIIDAIDMASRLEQKQIAPQKIVSSDGIRALHTAIIFARKLHVKCDKIEIDSSLFHCNVSDIESVIHSQNSNVNTLAVFCHNPSINEFASKYIPYFYENVPTCGVLCFSSEIENWSDFSSKNTNLLWFDYPKNSI encoded by the coding sequence GTGAAAACCTTTATATTAATCAGACATGCAAAATCATCTTGGCAAGACGCACATCTTGTTAAAGATATAGATAGGTCGTTGAAAGATAGAGGGATAATAGATGCTATAGATATGGCTTCTCGTTTAGAGCAAAAACAGATTGCACCTCAAAAAATAGTAAGTAGCGATGGAATTAGAGCCTTGCACACCGCTATTATTTTTGCCCGAAAACTACACGTTAAATGTGATAAAATAGAAATAGACAGTTCACTTTTTCATTGTAATGTTAGTGATATTGAAAGTGTAATTCATAGTCAAAATAGCAACGTAAACACATTAGCTGTTTTTTGTCATAATCCAAGTATTAATGAATTTGCATCAAAATATATTCCTTATTTTTACGAAAACGTGCCCACTTGTGGTGTTTTGTGTTTTAGTTCAGAAATAGAAAATTGGAGTGATTTTTCATCTAAAAACACTAATTTGCTTTGGTTTGATTATCCTAAGAATTCAATTTGA
- a CDS encoding DUF3524 domain-containing protein, producing the protein MNILFIEPFYGGSHKKWLDGLVKNSTHNIKTYTLPDRFWKWRMHGAALHFAQKYNEDNYVADLIVASDMLDLSTFLSLTRPKTAHTKTAIYFHENQLTYPWSPTDEDTRLQRDRHYAFINITSALSADAVLFNSNYHKESFLNEIPKFLNAFPDYQETWVAQTIAQKSKMLHLGMDLQKFQHFKPQNKPYHKRAVVLWNHRWEYDKNPQDFFESLITLHHNGIDFNLIVLGEKTNTYPPIFDEAKEILKDKILHWGYAESEEQYISLLWQSDILPVTSNQDFFGGSVVEAMACNVFPLLPNRLAYAEHIPPAYAKTFTYDNLNNFVKRLQRLIFDVNVVRKQNIQQWVWHYDWNNCIKNYDNTFELILNK; encoded by the coding sequence ATGAACATCCTTTTTATAGAACCTTTTTATGGTGGCTCGCACAAAAAATGGCTGGATGGCTTAGTAAAAAATAGTACGCACAATATAAAAACATACACACTACCCGATAGATTTTGGAAATGGCGTATGCATGGTGCAGCTCTTCATTTTGCACAAAAATATAATGAAGATAATTATGTGGCAGATTTAATAGTAGCTTCCGATATGTTAGATTTAAGTACTTTTTTAAGCCTAACACGCCCAAAAACCGCTCATACTAAAACAGCTATATATTTTCATGAAAACCAACTGACCTACCCTTGGTCGCCTACAGATGAAGACACCCGGCTACAAAGAGATAGACACTATGCATTTATAAATATAACCAGTGCATTAAGTGCCGATGCTGTTTTATTTAATTCTAACTACCACAAAGAGAGTTTTTTAAATGAAATTCCTAAATTTTTAAACGCTTTTCCCGATTATCAAGAAACTTGGGTAGCCCAAACTATTGCTCAAAAAAGTAAAATGCTGCATTTAGGTATGGATTTACAAAAGTTTCAACATTTTAAACCTCAAAATAAACCTTACCACAAAAGAGCTGTGGTGCTTTGGAATCATCGCTGGGAATACGATAAAAATCCACAAGATTTTTTTGAAAGTTTAATAACCTTGCACCACAATGGAATAGATTTTAACTTGATAGTATTAGGCGAAAAAACAAATACTTACCCTCCTATTTTTGATGAAGCAAAAGAAATATTAAAAGACAAAATCTTACATTGGGGTTATGCAGAAAGTGAAGAACAGTATATTTCTTTGCTTTGGCAGTCCGATATTTTGCCGGTTACTTCAAATCAAGATTTTTTTGGCGGAAGTGTGGTAGAAGCTATGGCTTGCAATGTTTTTCCTTTGCTTCCCAATCGTTTGGCTTATGCAGAGCATATACCGCCAGCTTATGCTAAAACTTTTACTTATGATAACTTAAATAATTTTGTAAAAAGATTGCAACGCCTCATCTTTGATGTAAATGTAGTACGTAAACAAAATATACAGCAGTGGGTATGGCATTATGACTGGAACAACTGTATAAAAAACTATGACAATACATTTGAATTGATTTTGAATAAATGA
- a CDS encoding rod shape-determining protein, whose product MIKFTKVAAIDIGSNAMRLLINDVIESKDEKKYIKESLIRVPVRLGTEVFTKGEISEESRERLVHSVMAYKHLMVAHGVKYFRGCATSAMREAKNGKEIIKSIKETTGINIEIIDGQEEAAIIYANHIEKLIADDNAYLYVDVGGGSTELTVINKGEIVAAKSFKIGTLRILNDMVNQEMWNDLKAWLMENLPHGKVDLIGSGGNINKVAKVSGKDVSKPVSYTYLKKYFKELQKYNYEERILKLDLKPDRADVIIPAMQIFTSIMKWTKATKIYIPKMGLADGIIKQLY is encoded by the coding sequence ATGATTAAGTTTACCAAAGTAGCCGCTATAGATATAGGTTCTAATGCCATGCGTTTATTAATAAATGATGTAATAGAAAGTAAAGATGAAAAAAAGTACATAAAGGAAAGTTTAATAAGAGTGCCTGTAAGATTGGGTACGGAAGTATTTACTAAAGGAGAAATAAGCGAAGAAAGCAGAGAAAGGTTAGTACATTCTGTAATGGCTTACAAACATTTAATGGTAGCTCATGGTGTAAAATATTTTAGAGGCTGTGCCACCAGTGCCATGAGGGAAGCCAAAAATGGAAAAGAAATTATAAAAAGTATAAAAGAAACCACGGGTATAAACATAGAAATAATAGACGGGCAAGAAGAAGCGGCTATAATATATGCCAACCATATAGAAAAACTTATAGCAGACGATAATGCTTATTTATACGTAGATGTGGGAGGCGGAAGCACTGAACTTACAGTAATAAATAAGGGAGAAATAGTGGCGGCAAAATCATTTAAAATAGGCACTTTGCGTATTTTAAACGATATGGTAAATCAAGAAATGTGGAATGATTTAAAGGCTTGGTTAATGGAAAATTTACCTCACGGAAAAGTAGATTTAATAGGCTCTGGAGGAAATATAAACAAAGTAGCAAAAGTATCGGGCAAAGACGTATCAAAACCGGTAAGCTATACCTATTTAAAGAAGTATTTTAAAGAGTTGCAGAAATACAATTATGAAGAGCGTATTTTAAAACTTGACCTAAAACCTGACCGTGCAGATGTGATAATCCCTGCCATGCAAATTTTTACATCTATAATGAAATGGACAAAAGCCACTAAAATTTATATTCCTAAAATGGGATTAGCAGATGGAATAATAAAGCAGTTGTATTAG
- the ppk1 gene encoding polyphosphate kinase 1 yields MKEKRFINREISWLAFNDRVLQEAADAKVPLLERLRFLGIYSNNMDEFYKVRVATIRRMQGVGKQAKQEIKFKPKALLKEIAERVKKQNTKFDEIYEKIEKELETEKIFIINEKELNKEQKSYVKHYFYNELRPKLVPIMLHYIKNFPRLKEQAIYLAVNMQQAENKESIYSLIEIPTTTPRFVVLPKEEDKNYVILVDDIIRAFVHTIYQQFEYESITAHCIKITRDAELDLDIDISKSLIEKIEQSVEARKRGEPVRFVFDKEIDKDYLSFLLGKLQLTETENIIAGKRYHNFKDFMGFPNFGREDLNYPKVSPLNFPKFNRAKTIFDVIDKEDILLHYPYQKFSYLIDFIREAAIDPHVTTIKMTLYRVANNSMVVNSLINAAKNGKNVIVVVEVQARFDEELNIYWAKIMQEEGITIIYGVPGLKVHSKLCLITRVVNDKRTRYANFSTGNFNEKTSTIYSDTSLFTSDERLTYEANKVFRFFQNNYKIYNYKHLLVAPHQSRTKFYELIDQEIKNAAEKLPASIFAKMNSLVDYEMIEKLYYAANNGVKIKLIVRGINSLVPYLEELHSNIEIISIVDKYLEHSRIFVFHNNGEEKIYLSSTDWMQRNLDFRVEVSFPIYDEKLKEEIKWFLNNQWNDNVKARKLDGTLRNLYVKNRKEKIRSQITFYNYLKEKHKND; encoded by the coding sequence ATGAAAGAAAAAAGATTTATAAATAGAGAAATAAGTTGGCTGGCATTTAACGATAGAGTGCTTCAAGAAGCTGCCGATGCAAAAGTTCCTTTGTTAGAACGTCTTAGATTTTTGGGTATATACTCAAATAATATGGATGAATTTTATAAAGTTCGTGTTGCCACTATAAGGCGTATGCAAGGTGTGGGAAAGCAGGCTAAGCAAGAAATTAAATTTAAGCCCAAAGCTTTGCTAAAAGAAATAGCCGAAAGAGTAAAAAAACAGAACACAAAATTTGATGAAATTTATGAGAAAATAGAAAAAGAGCTTGAAACCGAAAAAATATTCATAATAAATGAGAAAGAATTAAACAAAGAGCAAAAATCTTATGTGAAACATTATTTTTATAATGAGCTTCGCCCTAAGCTGGTTCCTATTATGCTTCATTATATAAAAAACTTTCCACGCTTAAAGGAGCAAGCCATATACTTAGCGGTAAATATGCAGCAAGCAGAAAACAAAGAGTCTATTTACTCTCTGATAGAAATACCTACTACTACGCCACGTTTTGTGGTATTGCCAAAAGAAGAAGATAAAAACTATGTTATTTTGGTAGATGATATAATTAGAGCTTTTGTACATACTATTTATCAGCAGTTTGAATATGAAAGTATAACTGCTCACTGTATAAAAATAACCCGAGATGCAGAGCTTGATTTAGATATAGATATTTCTAAAAGTTTAATAGAAAAAATAGAGCAGAGTGTAGAGGCACGAAAGCGTGGCGAGCCTGTTCGCTTTGTTTTTGATAAAGAAATAGATAAAGACTATTTGTCTTTTTTGTTGGGTAAACTACAACTTACCGAAACAGAAAATATAATAGCAGGCAAAAGATACCACAATTTTAAAGATTTTATGGGTTTCCCCAATTTTGGCAGAGAAGATTTGAATTACCCCAAAGTTTCGCCATTAAATTTCCCCAAATTTAATAGAGCCAAAACCATTTTTGATGTAATAGATAAAGAAGATATTTTATTGCATTATCCGTATCAAAAATTTTCTTACTTAATAGATTTTATACGCGAAGCAGCTATAGACCCACATGTTACCACCATAAAAATGACATTGTACAGAGTGGCAAACAACAGTATGGTAGTAAATTCTTTAATAAATGCAGCTAAAAATGGAAAAAATGTAATAGTAGTGGTAGAAGTTCAAGCTCGTTTTGACGAAGAATTGAATATATATTGGGCTAAAATAATGCAAGAGGAAGGCATAACCATTATTTATGGTGTGCCGGGTTTAAAAGTGCATTCAAAGCTGTGTTTAATCACTCGGGTGGTTAATGATAAAAGAACGCGATACGCTAATTTCAGTACAGGAAATTTTAATGAAAAAACAAGTACTATTTATTCCGATACATCTTTATTTACTTCAGACGAAAGACTGACTTATGAAGCCAATAAAGTTTTTAGATTTTTTCAAAACAACTATAAAATATACAATTATAAGCATCTGCTGGTGGCACCGCACCAAAGTAGAACTAAGTTTTATGAACTGATAGACCAAGAAATTAAAAACGCTGCCGAGAAACTACCGGCAAGTATTTTTGCTAAAATGAACAGTTTGGTAGATTATGAAATGATAGAAAAATTATATTATGCAGCAAATAATGGCGTAAAAATTAAATTGATAGTAAGAGGAATAAATTCATTGGTGCCATATTTAGAAGAACTGCACAGCAATATAGAAATAATAAGCATAGTAGATAAATATTTAGAACACAGCAGAATATTTGTTTTTCATAATAATGGCGAAGAAAAAATATATTTATCTTCTACCGATTGGATGCAACGCAACTTAGATTTTAGAGTAGAAGTAAGTTTCCCTATTTATGACGAAAAACTGAAAGAAGAAATAAAATGGTTTTTAAATAACCAGTGGAACGATAATGTAAAAGCCAGAAAATTAGATGGAACATTGCGAAATTTGTATGTTAAAAACCGAAAAGAGAAAATTAGAAGTCAAATAACTTTTTATAATTACTTAAAAGAAAAACATAAGAATGATTAA
- a CDS encoding PorP/SprF family type IX secretion system membrane protein, producing MKKILLYIAVFIFSVATLNAQDIHFTNYNAQPLVLNPAMTGMNGCDWRVGANFRTQWLGVSEGNTYRTVSAFADIAVGKPTKYSNFGGVGLSFFSDQAGDLNYNTNRVDLSFAYHFIINKKQSISAGIQGAFIHRSFNQSKALYEFDPITGEPVLAAAESFDASTKMYGDANLGFLYSIEPKKNTNYYIGIALHHLNQPNISSFNINRDKTERMYMKFTLHGGALIPMGKQLGIMPGFMFLKQGPTFEANLSTYFKYRFSQVPNNKNAIYFGAGYRVLDAVFLGARADLGGFQIHFSYDLNVSKLTGASKANGGPEVAVIYTGCLNRKNSQRYCPNF from the coding sequence ATGAAAAAGATACTTTTATATATAGCAGTTTTTATTTTTAGTGTAGCTACATTAAACGCTCAAGATATACATTTTACTAACTACAATGCACAGCCCTTGGTTTTAAACCCTGCCATGACAGGCATGAATGGTTGCGATTGGAGAGTAGGAGCTAATTTTAGAACACAATGGTTGGGCGTTTCAGAAGGCAATACTTATAGAACCGTTTCAGCTTTTGCAGATATTGCCGTAGGAAAACCCACTAAATATTCTAATTTTGGAGGTGTAGGACTTTCTTTCTTTTCTGACCAAGCTGGCGATTTAAACTATAATACCAATAGAGTAGATTTATCTTTTGCCTACCACTTTATTATTAACAAAAAACAGTCTATTTCAGCAGGTATTCAAGGGGCATTTATACATAGAAGCTTTAATCAAAGCAAAGCTTTGTATGAATTTGATCCTATAACGGGAGAACCTGTTTTAGCTGCTGCCGAATCTTTTGATGCAAGCACTAAAATGTATGGTGATGCCAACTTAGGTTTTTTATATTCTATAGAACCTAAGAAAAATACCAATTACTATATAGGCATAGCTTTACACCATTTAAACCAGCCTAATATTTCTAGTTTTAATATAAATAGAGATAAAACCGAAAGAATGTATATGAAATTTACATTGCACGGAGGAGCTTTAATTCCAATGGGTAAACAGCTTGGAATAATGCCGGGTTTTATGTTTTTAAAACAAGGTCCAACATTTGAAGCCAACTTATCTACCTATTTTAAGTACCGCTTTAGCCAAGTGCCAAACAATAAAAATGCAATATATTTTGGAGCGGGATATAGAGTGTTAGATGCCGTATTTTTGGGAGCAAGAGCCGATTTAGGTGGTTTTCAAATACACTTTAGCTATGATTTAAACGTATCTAAACTAACGGGAGCTTCTAAGGCAAACGGAGGTCCTGAAGTAGCTGTCATTTACACAGGTTGCTTAAATAGAAAGAATAGCCAAAGATATTGCCCTAATTTTTAA